The following proteins are encoded in a genomic region of Chryseobacterium cucumeris:
- a CDS encoding ribonucleoside-diphosphate reductase subunit alpha codes for MEEQNSNIWWLNEESEQMLNRGYLLKGETVDGAIDRITTAAAKRLYKPELQPAFKEMITKGWISFSSPVWANMGTERGLPISCFNVHIPDSIEGITHKMGEVIMQTKIGGGTSGYFGELRNRGTAVTDNGKSSGAVSFMKLFDTAMDVVSQGGVRRGAFAAYLDIDHGDIEEFLSIKDIGSPIQNLFTGVCVPDYWMQDMIDGDMEKRKVWARVLESRQQKGLPYIFFTDNVNRNKPQVYKDLGMTVNASNLCSEIMLPSTMEESFICCLSSMNLELYDEWKDTDAVKLAVYFLDAVLSEFIDKTEGNYYLQGARNFAMRHRALGLGVLGYHSYLQKNMIPFESFEATQFNARAFRHIKEQAEQASRELANIYGEPEVLKGYGLRNTTTMAIAPTTSSSAILGQTSPGIEPFSSNYYKAGLAKGNFMRKNKYLAQLLKEKGLDNEETWRTIMLNHGSVQHLNELTPEEKAVFKTFKEISPMEIISQAAQRQQYIDQAQSLNLQIPSTMPVKDVNYLYIEAWKKGVKTLYYQRSSSVSKEMMVNFVSCSSCEA; via the coding sequence ATGGAAGAGCAAAATTCAAATATATGGTGGCTCAATGAAGAGTCTGAGCAGATGCTGAACAGAGGATATCTGTTGAAAGGTGAAACGGTAGACGGCGCTATCGACAGAATTACCACTGCCGCTGCAAAAAGGTTATATAAACCTGAACTTCAGCCGGCTTTCAAAGAGATGATCACGAAGGGATGGATCAGCTTCTCTTCTCCTGTATGGGCTAATATGGGAACAGAAAGAGGTCTTCCTATTTCATGTTTTAACGTTCACATTCCGGACAGCATTGAAGGAATTACCCACAAAATGGGTGAAGTTATCATGCAGACTAAAATCGGAGGTGGAACTTCAGGATATTTTGGAGAGTTGAGAAACAGAGGAACCGCTGTAACGGATAACGGAAAATCTTCAGGAGCTGTTTCATTCATGAAGCTTTTCGACACGGCTATGGATGTTGTTTCTCAGGGAGGAGTAAGAAGAGGTGCCTTTGCTGCTTACTTAGATATTGACCACGGGGATATTGAAGAATTTTTATCCATTAAAGATATCGGCAGCCCGATTCAGAACCTGTTTACCGGAGTATGTGTACCGGATTACTGGATGCAGGATATGATCGATGGTGATATGGAAAAACGTAAAGTTTGGGCAAGAGTATTGGAAAGCCGCCAGCAAAAAGGGCTTCCGTATATTTTCTTTACAGATAACGTCAACAGAAATAAACCTCAGGTTTATAAAGACCTGGGAATGACCGTGAATGCAAGTAACCTTTGTTCTGAAATCATGCTTCCGTCTACTATGGAAGAATCTTTCATCTGCTGTCTGTCTTCCATGAACCTGGAATTGTATGATGAATGGAAAGATACAGACGCTGTAAAACTGGCAGTATACTTCCTTGATGCTGTATTATCAGAATTTATTGATAAAACTGAAGGAAACTATTACCTACAGGGTGCAAGAAACTTCGCGATGCGTCACAGAGCTCTTGGATTAGGAGTTTTAGGATACCACTCTTATTTACAGAAAAACATGATTCCGTTTGAAAGTTTTGAAGCGACTCAGTTCAATGCGAGAGCATTCAGACATATCAAAGAGCAGGCTGAGCAGGCTTCAAGAGAACTTGCCAACATCTATGGAGAACCAGAAGTATTGAAGGGATACGGATTAAGAAATACCACAACAATGGCTATTGCTCCTACCACTTCAAGTTCTGCCATCTTAGGACAGACTTCTCCGGGAATCGAGCCTTTCTCTTCCAACTATTATAAAGCAGGTCTTGCGAAAGGAAACTTTATGCGTAAGAATAAATACCTTGCACAACTATTGAAAGAAAAAGGACTGGATAACGAAGAAACATGGAGAACAATCATGCTGAACCACGGATCGGTACAGCACCTGAACGAGCTTACTCCTGAAGAAAAGGCAGTATTCAAAACGTTCAAAGAAATTTCTCCAATGGAGATTATTTCTCAGGCAGCGCAGAGACAGCAATATATTGATCAGGCACAGTCTCTGAATCTTCAGATTCCTTCTACAATGCCTGTAAAAGATGTCAACTACCTTTATATTGAAGCCTGGAAAAAAGGAGTTAAAACACTTTACTACCAAAGAAGTTCATCTGTTTCAAAAGAAATGATGGTTAACTTCGTATCATGTTCAAGCTGCGAGGCATAG
- a CDS encoding DUF72 domain-containing protein — protein MKFGQVEDPSKIDFTLPKDHPRTKEILALNKKGLENISIGCAKWNKTDLKGFYPKGTKDELTYYATQFNSIELNATFYGMPTPDQVKTWKEKTPENFKFFPKITNTVSHFRRLIDVTDPVTHFASAVINFDEKLGMAFLQLHDNFKPKDYDRLEKFVKEWPKEVPLAIELRNTEWFTDEEILNTTCELFEAHNITNIIVDTAGRRDMLHMRLTTPNAFIRYVGANAESDYERLDDWLKHLTKWKKEGLQNLYFFVHQNIEKASPLLSAYFIKKVNEEWKTDIHIPQMAAESTGTLF, from the coding sequence ATGAAATTCGGACAAGTAGAAGACCCATCAAAAATAGATTTCACATTACCTAAAGATCATCCCAGAACGAAAGAAATACTGGCCCTTAATAAAAAAGGCCTGGAAAATATTTCTATCGGGTGTGCAAAATGGAATAAAACAGATCTCAAAGGATTCTATCCTAAAGGAACCAAGGATGAACTCACCTATTATGCCACTCAGTTTAATTCTATCGAATTGAATGCTACTTTCTATGGAATGCCCACTCCGGATCAGGTAAAAACCTGGAAAGAAAAAACACCGGAAAATTTTAAATTCTTTCCTAAAATCACAAATACCGTTTCCCATTTCAGAAGGCTGATTGATGTGACGGATCCTGTGACTCATTTTGCTTCCGCTGTTATTAATTTTGATGAAAAACTGGGAATGGCTTTCCTTCAGCTTCATGATAATTTTAAACCTAAGGATTATGACAGACTGGAAAAGTTTGTAAAGGAATGGCCAAAAGAAGTTCCGTTAGCCATAGAACTCCGAAATACGGAATGGTTTACCGATGAAGAAATACTTAATACAACATGCGAACTCTTTGAAGCTCATAATATTACCAATATCATTGTAGATACTGCAGGAAGAAGAGATATGCTTCACATGCGTCTTACCACACCCAACGCATTTATCCGTTATGTGGGAGCCAATGCAGAAAGTGACTACGAAAGACTGGATGACTGGCTGAAGCACCTTACCAAATGGAAGAAAGAAGGTCTTCAGAACCTTTACTTCTTTGTACACCAGAATATTGAAAAAGCATCTCCTCTATTATCTGCTTATTTTATCAAAAAAGTGAATGAGGAATGGAAAACGGATATTCATATTCCGCAAATGGCAGCAGAAAGCACCGGAACCCTCTTTTAA
- a CDS encoding HD domain-containing protein encodes MKSTIDNTVAFVKEKLEGAEAGHDWFHIERVWKLAAQIAETEDCNKEVVELSALLHDIADPKFHNGDETIAPKISRVFLEGQNVPEETIQKVLFVIENISFKNRDQAPVNPPIELQIVQDADRIDAIGAIGIARTFNFGGFKNNLMYHPDMKPKLGMSKEEYKKSNGTTINHFYEKLLLLKDMMNTEKGKKMAEERHNYMLNFLDQFYKEWNVD; translated from the coding sequence ATGAAAAGTACGATTGACAACACAGTAGCATTTGTAAAAGAAAAATTAGAAGGGGCAGAAGCCGGGCACGACTGGTTCCATATTGAAAGGGTCTGGAAACTGGCTGCTCAGATAGCAGAAACAGAAGATTGTAACAAAGAGGTCGTGGAATTGTCTGCCCTTCTTCATGATATTGCTGATCCTAAATTTCATAACGGAGATGAAACCATCGCTCCCAAAATATCAAGAGTATTTCTTGAAGGGCAGAATGTACCTGAAGAAACCATTCAGAAGGTTTTATTTGTAATCGAAAATATTTCGTTCAAAAACAGAGATCAGGCGCCGGTAAACCCACCCATTGAACTTCAGATTGTACAGGATGCAGACCGTATTGATGCCATAGGCGCTATTGGAATTGCCAGGACGTTCAATTTTGGAGGTTTTAAAAATAATCTGATGTATCATCCGGATATGAAGCCCAAACTGGGAATGTCAAAAGAAGAGTATAAAAAATCTAACGGGACCACTATTAATCATTTCTATGAAAAATTACTGCTTCTGAAAGATATGATGAATACTGAAAAAGGGAAAAAAATGGCCGAAGAAAGACATAATTATATGCTGAATTTCCTCGACCAGTTTTATAAAGAATGGAATGTAGATTAG
- a CDS encoding serine aminopeptidase domain-containing protein, whose product MEKLILTTEDHVTLTAHLFKPERDHGKLLLINSATGVKQQIYFSFASYFCEQGFTVITYDYRGIGLSKPKNMRGFQGSMRLWGSKDYKTVTQYIKSEFKDYKKYCLGHSVGALILGMNEDSNIFEEFVFVGTQNAFVGNLKGRTKVEAYLGFGIAQPLTTSLLGYFPAHWFGLGESLPKNCAYDWRTLILNKKSTNKLLEKIDDFSKNLTQKVFVIRAEDDVWLTEKGVLSLLNNTYSNLKPTYRLVAASESDKKEIGHINFFRSYNSKLWDIILNELTDK is encoded by the coding sequence ATGGAAAAACTAATATTAACCACAGAAGACCATGTCACACTAACTGCCCATTTGTTTAAACCGGAAAGAGACCATGGAAAATTATTACTGATCAATTCGGCGACAGGAGTAAAGCAGCAGATCTATTTTTCTTTTGCCAGCTACTTTTGTGAACAGGGATTTACAGTCATTACCTATGACTACAGGGGAATTGGACTTTCCAAACCGAAAAATATGAGAGGATTTCAAGGCTCTATGAGGCTTTGGGGTTCAAAAGATTATAAAACGGTAACTCAATATATCAAATCAGAATTTAAAGACTATAAAAAGTACTGTTTGGGGCATTCTGTAGGTGCATTGATTCTGGGAATGAATGAGGATTCCAACATCTTTGAAGAATTTGTTTTTGTAGGAACTCAAAATGCCTTTGTAGGAAACCTTAAAGGGAGAACAAAAGTTGAAGCGTATTTAGGCTTTGGAATTGCGCAGCCTTTAACTACTTCACTGTTAGGATATTTTCCGGCGCATTGGTTTGGATTGGGAGAAAGTCTTCCAAAAAATTGTGCATATGACTGGAGAACCTTAATTTTAAACAAGAAATCAACCAACAAGCTGTTGGAAAAAATTGATGATTTTTCTAAAAATTTAACTCAGAAAGTATTTGTAATCCGGGCTGAAGATGATGTATGGTTAACAGAAAAAGGAGTATTAAGTTTATTAAATAATACCTATTCAAATCTTAAACCTACGTACAGACTGGTGGCTGCTTCAGAATCTGATAAAAAAGAAATCGGACATATTAATTTTTTTAGAAGTTACAACAGCAAACTCTGGGATATTATTTTAAATGAACTGACAGATAAATGA